Proteins from a genomic interval of Youhaiella tibetensis:
- a CDS encoding [protein-PII] uridylyltransferase — protein MPLAEAETRPRKPIFAVTPASALVAELDREVGELSPRSREARAIVLAHLRKTLAEARQQAEAELKATGKGLKCAQNLATAEDEIICAIHAYAITRVYPVDNPSGAENIALAAVGGYGRGTLAPGSDIDLLFILPYKQTPWGEQVTEYILYMLWDLGQKVGHAVRSVDECIRMARSDMTVRTATLEARYLTGDRPLFDTLVKRFETEIMPKTGAEFIAAKMAERDERHRQMGNTRYVVEPNIKDGKGGLRDLNTLFWIGKYFYQVKTAEELVEKGVFSAEEYRQFQRAEDFLWAVRCNLHFLTGRADEKLTFDVQPELAERLGYADRVGMLGVERFMKRYFLVAKDVGDLTRIFCASLEFNHVKDMDLVGRVLAPFRSGKQKIKGEPDFIIDTGRLNIATPDVFRKDPVNLIRMFLVAGRHELLFHPDAIKEIRRSLRLIDADLRANPKANANFLDILTSPQSVERILRQMNESGVLGKFVPDFGKIVALMQFNMYHHYTVDEHLIRAVGVMAQIANGGLRDELPLTHELLPHLNDTRLLYVALFLHDIAKGRPEDHSTAGARIARKFCQRLALSPAETETVAWLVQHHLLMSEVAQSRDIQDPETAKAFAEVVQSPQRLALLMILTACDIRAVGPGVWTGWKGSLLRALYYATEPLLSGGHSQVSQEHRVTEAKRALAAALTAWPPEEVEAYTARHYNHYWLRAEPELQVEHAKMIRAADAAGQPFAGSIRVQAFEGITEVSFYTPDHPRLLSLIAGACTMSEASIIGAQIFSTRDGRAIDTFRLRRAFTSDEDEKVRATRIIETTKQLLQGKRQILIDLGKESRHNRRLKPFSLPAEVLVSNALSEKFTVIELSGLDRTGLLHDLTREISDLNLTIGSAHIGTYGEKAVDVFYVTDLTGHKIDSKARQNRIRDRLLTVFHPKPVDERRQQLMANG, from the coding sequence ATGCCGCTCGCCGAAGCTGAAACTCGCCCGCGAAAACCGATCTTCGCCGTCACCCCGGCAAGCGCCCTCGTCGCCGAACTCGACCGGGAAGTGGGCGAGCTTTCGCCCCGGTCGCGCGAGGCGCGGGCCATCGTGCTGGCGCATCTGCGCAAGACCCTGGCCGAGGCGCGCCAGCAGGCGGAAGCCGAACTCAAGGCCACCGGCAAGGGGCTCAAATGCGCCCAGAACCTGGCCACGGCCGAAGACGAGATCATCTGCGCCATCCACGCCTATGCCATTACCCGGGTCTATCCGGTCGACAATCCGTCCGGTGCCGAGAACATCGCGCTGGCGGCGGTCGGCGGCTATGGCCGCGGGACGCTGGCGCCGGGCTCGGACATCGATCTGCTCTTCATCCTGCCCTATAAGCAGACCCCCTGGGGCGAGCAGGTCACCGAATACATCCTCTACATGCTCTGGGACCTGGGCCAGAAAGTCGGCCATGCCGTCCGGTCCGTGGACGAATGCATCCGCATGGCGCGCTCGGACATGACCGTGCGCACGGCCACTCTCGAGGCGCGCTACCTCACCGGCGACCGGCCGCTCTTCGATACGCTGGTCAAGCGCTTCGAGACCGAGATCATGCCCAAGACCGGGGCCGAGTTCATCGCCGCCAAGATGGCCGAGCGCGACGAACGCCACCGCCAGATGGGCAATACGCGCTATGTGGTCGAGCCCAATATCAAGGACGGCAAGGGGGGCCTGCGCGACCTCAATACGCTCTTCTGGATCGGCAAGTATTTCTACCAGGTCAAGACCGCCGAGGAACTGGTCGAGAAGGGCGTGTTCTCGGCCGAGGAATATCGCCAGTTCCAACGCGCCGAGGATTTCCTCTGGGCTGTGCGGTGCAACCTGCATTTCCTCACCGGCCGGGCCGACGAGAAGCTGACCTTCGACGTACAGCCGGAACTGGCCGAGCGCCTGGGCTATGCCGACCGCGTCGGCATGCTGGGCGTCGAGCGCTTCATGAAGCGCTATTTCCTCGTGGCCAAGGACGTAGGCGACCTGACGCGCATCTTCTGCGCCAGCCTCGAGTTCAACCACGTCAAGGACATGGACCTGGTGGGGCGGGTGCTGGCCCCGTTCCGCTCGGGCAAGCAGAAGATCAAGGGCGAGCCCGATTTCATCATCGATACGGGCCGGCTCAACATCGCGACGCCCGACGTCTTCCGCAAGGATCCGGTCAACCTCATCCGCATGTTCCTGGTCGCCGGGCGGCACGAATTGCTGTTCCATCCCGATGCGATCAAGGAAATCCGCCGCTCGCTGCGCCTCATCGACGCCGACCTGCGGGCCAACCCCAAGGCCAATGCCAATTTCCTCGACATCCTGACCTCGCCGCAATCGGTCGAGCGCATCCTGCGCCAGATGAACGAGAGCGGGGTGCTGGGCAAGTTCGTGCCCGATTTCGGCAAGATCGTCGCCCTGATGCAGTTCAACATGTACCACCACTATACGGTGGACGAGCACCTGATCCGGGCGGTGGGCGTGATGGCCCAGATCGCCAACGGAGGGCTGCGCGACGAGCTGCCGCTGACCCACGAGCTGCTGCCCCATCTCAACGACACGCGCCTGCTCTATGTGGCGCTTTTCCTCCACGACATCGCCAAGGGGCGGCCGGAGGACCATTCGACGGCCGGTGCGCGCATCGCGCGGAAATTCTGCCAGCGCCTGGCGCTCTCGCCGGCCGAGACGGAGACGGTGGCCTGGCTGGTCCAGCACCACCTGCTCATGAGCGAAGTGGCCCAGTCGCGCGACATCCAGGACCCCGAGACCGCCAAGGCCTTTGCCGAGGTGGTGCAGTCGCCCCAGCGCCTGGCGCTGCTGATGATCCTGACCGCCTGCGATATCCGCGCGGTTGGCCCGGGCGTATGGACGGGCTGGAAGGGTTCGCTCCTGCGCGCCCTTTACTACGCCACCGAGCCGCTGCTGTCGGGCGGGCATTCCCAGGTTTCCCAGGAGCATCGGGTCACCGAGGCCAAGCGGGCGCTGGCCGCCGCGCTCACCGCCTGGCCGCCCGAGGAGGTGGAAGCCTATACGGCCCGGCACTACAACCATTACTGGCTGCGCGCCGAGCCCGAGCTGCAGGTCGAGCATGCCAAGATGATCCGCGCCGCCGACGCCGCCGGGCAGCCCTTCGCCGGCTCGATCCGCGTCCAGGCCTTCGAGGGCATCACCGAAGTCTCGTTCTACACGCCCGATCACCCGCGCCTGCTTTCGCTCATTGCCGGCGCCTGCACGATGAGCGAGGCCTCCATCATCGGGGCGCAGATCTTCTCGACCCGGGACGGGCGCGCCATCGACACCTTCCGGCTGCGCCGCGCCTTCACCTCGGACGAGGACGAAAAGGTGCGCGCCACCCGCATCATCGAGACCACCAAGCAATTGCTGCAGGGCAAGCGGCAGATCCTGATCGATCTGGGCAAGGAAAGCCGCCACAACCGGCGCCTCAAGCCCTTCTCGCTGCCCGCCGAGGTGCTGGTCTCCAACGCGCTATCGGAAAAGTTCACGGTGATCGAGCTTTCCGGTCTCGATCGCACCGGCCTGCTGCACGACCTCACGCGCGAAATCTCGGACCTCAACCTCACCATCGGCTCGGCCCATATCGGCACCTATGGCGAAAAGGCCGTGGACGTCTTCTACGTCACGGACCTCACCGGCCATAAGATCGATTCGAAAGCCCGCCAGAACCGCATCCGCGACCGGCTGCTGACGGTGTTCCATCCCAAACCGGTCGATGAGCGGCGCCAGCAGCTCATGGCGAACGGCTGA
- the mutS gene encoding DNA mismatch repair protein MutS: MDQAPYDSSPAPAAPVALTPMMAQYFEIKAINPGYLLFYRMGDFYELFFEDAEIASQALGIVLTKRGKHLGEDIQMCGVPVHAAQDYLKKLIALGHRVAVCEQVEDPAEAKKRGSKSVVKRDVVRLVTAGTLTEDDLLPARASNYLAALAMIRHGEADYALAWTDVSTGETAVIDLPAGVVADELARIDPVELLASEATILALGQAHVTLPAGALVKVDPDLFDSEKAAERITSSFEAGAVDPSAYSRPSRAALGALLAYVLESQKGQALALRPPAAERVSAHMAIDQATRASLELLETQRGGRKGSLLGEIDLCVTPPGSRLLARRLAAPLCEPQAINARLDCVTALLEEPVLNERLRTGLKSVPDLTRALTRLALDRGGPRDLNAIGAAIGQAGDLAVRLAALDEAPAGLLAIAKALEDAPQGLAADLRSAIEDEPPLLARDGGFVRRGYDNGLDAERALASETREVVAALQARLIEETDVKSLKIRHNGVLGYFVEVPAAHGGRLLEDPHRAQFIHRQTLANAMRFTTGELADLEGRIARAHEASLEIETRTFARLREAVLGRTELLRATADALAELDVHAGLAHLAATRNFSRPMIDNSLAFEIEAGRHPVVEAMVAGEGQSFVANEADLSGSDAQGGGKLWLVTGPNMGGKSTFLRQNALIAILAQTGSYVPAARAHMGIVDRVFSRVGASDDIAHGRSTFMVEMVETAAILNRATRRSLVILDEIGRGTATFDGLSIAWATVEALHETTGCRALFATHFHELTALSKTLSRVSNHTMKVREWEGDVVFLHEVAEGAADRSYGIQVAKLAGLPEPVLRRARQVLTLLEARSSGAPTQVLDDLPLFAHQPPQETRAVSADPLNDMLDQLRPDELTPRQAIDIIYELKKIRDAARRS, encoded by the coding sequence ATGGATCAGGCGCCCTACGATTCCAGCCCCGCCCCTGCCGCACCCGTGGCGCTGACGCCGATGATGGCGCAGTATTTCGAGATCAAGGCGATCAATCCGGGATACCTGCTGTTCTACCGGATGGGCGATTTCTACGAGCTGTTCTTCGAGGATGCCGAGATCGCCAGCCAGGCGCTGGGCATCGTGCTCACCAAACGCGGCAAGCATTTGGGCGAGGACATCCAGATGTGCGGCGTGCCGGTCCACGCGGCGCAGGACTATCTCAAGAAGCTGATCGCGCTGGGCCATCGCGTCGCGGTGTGCGAGCAGGTGGAAGACCCGGCCGAGGCCAAGAAGCGCGGCTCGAAATCGGTGGTCAAGCGCGACGTGGTGCGCCTCGTGACGGCGGGGACGCTCACCGAGGACGACCTGCTGCCGGCGCGCGCCTCCAACTACCTGGCGGCGCTCGCGATGATCCGGCACGGGGAGGCCGACTACGCGCTGGCCTGGACCGACGTGTCGACGGGCGAAACCGCCGTCATCGACCTGCCGGCCGGCGTCGTCGCCGACGAGCTGGCGCGCATCGATCCGGTGGAGCTGCTCGCCAGCGAGGCCACCATCCTGGCCCTGGGGCAGGCCCATGTCACTTTGCCGGCGGGGGCGCTGGTCAAGGTCGATCCCGATCTCTTCGACAGCGAAAAGGCGGCCGAGCGGATCACGTCCTCGTTCGAGGCGGGCGCGGTCGATCCGAGCGCCTATTCGCGCCCGTCCCGCGCGGCGCTGGGGGCGCTTCTCGCCTATGTGCTCGAAAGCCAGAAGGGCCAGGCGCTGGCGCTGCGCCCGCCCGCGGCCGAGCGCGTCTCGGCGCATATGGCCATCGACCAGGCGACGCGCGCCTCGCTCGAACTGCTCGAAACGCAGCGCGGCGGGCGCAAGGGCTCGCTGCTGGGCGAGATCGACCTTTGCGTCACCCCGCCGGGCTCGCGCCTGCTGGCGCGGCGACTGGCCGCCCCGCTGTGCGAGCCGCAGGCGATCAATGCGCGGCTCGATTGCGTGACGGCGCTGCTCGAGGAGCCCGTGCTCAACGAACGGCTGCGGACCGGGCTCAAGTCGGTGCCGGACCTGACACGCGCGCTCACGCGCCTGGCCCTCGATCGTGGCGGGCCGCGTGATCTCAATGCCATCGGCGCGGCCATCGGGCAGGCCGGGGACCTGGCGGTGCGCCTCGCCGCGCTCGACGAAGCGCCGGCCGGTCTTCTCGCCATTGCCAAAGCCCTCGAGGACGCGCCGCAGGGCCTGGCGGCGGACCTGCGCTCGGCCATCGAGGACGAGCCGCCGCTGCTGGCGCGCGACGGCGGGTTCGTGCGGCGCGGCTACGACAACGGGCTCGATGCCGAACGGGCGCTGGCCTCGGAAACCCGCGAAGTGGTGGCCGCCCTTCAGGCGCGGCTCATCGAGGAAACCGACGTCAAGAGCCTCAAGATCCGCCACAACGGCGTCCTGGGCTATTTCGTCGAAGTGCCGGCGGCCCATGGCGGGCGGCTGCTCGAAGACCCCCATCGCGCCCAGTTCATCCACCGCCAGACCTTGGCCAATGCCATGCGCTTCACCACCGGGGAACTCGCCGATCTCGAGGGGCGGATCGCGCGGGCGCACGAAGCTTCCCTCGAGATCGAGACGCGCACCTTTGCGCGCCTGCGCGAAGCGGTGCTGGGGCGGACCGAGCTCCTGCGGGCCACCGCCGACGCGCTGGCGGAGCTCGATGTGCATGCCGGACTGGCGCACCTGGCGGCGACGCGCAATTTCTCCCGGCCGATGATCGACAATTCGCTGGCCTTCGAGATCGAGGCCGGACGCCATCCGGTGGTCGAGGCGATGGTGGCGGGCGAAGGCCAGAGCTTCGTCGCCAACGAGGCGGACCTTTCGGGCAGCGATGCGCAGGGCGGAGGCAAGCTCTGGCTGGTCACCGGACCCAATATGGGCGGCAAGTCGACCTTCCTGCGACAAAATGCCCTGATCGCCATCCTGGCCCAGACCGGCAGCTACGTGCCGGCGGCGCGCGCCCATATGGGGATCGTCGACCGGGTGTTCTCGCGCGTCGGGGCGTCGGACGACATCGCCCACGGCCGCTCCACCTTCATGGTCGAGATGGTCGAGACCGCGGCCATCCTCAACCGGGCCACGCGGCGCTCGCTGGTGATCCTGGACGAAATCGGCCGGGGAACGGCGACTTTCGACGGTCTTTCAATCGCTTGGGCGACAGTGGAGGCCCTGCACGAGACGACCGGCTGCCGGGCGCTCTTTGCTACGCACTTCCACGAATTAACCGCGCTTTCAAAGACACTCTCTAGAGTTTCCAACCACACCATGAAGGTTCGGGAATGGGAGGGGGATGTCGTGTTCCTGCACGAAGTCGCCGAAGGCGCCGCCGATCGCTCCTACGGCATCCAGGTGGCCAAGCTGGCGGGTCTGCCCGAGCCGGTGTTGCGTCGCGCCCGGCAAGTGCTTACTCTGCTTGAGGCACGTTCTTCCGGCGCCCCGACACAAGTACTGGACGATCTGCCACTGTTTGCTCACCAGCCGCCCCAAGAGACACGTGCGGTCAGCGCCGACCCCCTCAACGACATGCTCGACCAGCTCCGACCCGACGAACTGACGCCGCGCCAGGCGATCGACATCATCTACGAGCTCAAGAAAATCCGCGATGCCGCTCGCCGAAGCTGA
- a CDS encoding glycoside hydrolase family 43 protein, translated as MPKITNPILPGFNPDPSILRVGEDYYIATSTFEWYPGVQIHHSRDLANWELVTRPLNRKSQLDMRGDPDSCGIWAPCLSYADGLFWLIYTDVKRKDGSFKDAHNYLVTAPSIEGPWSDPIYMNSSGFDPSLFHDEDGRKWFVNMLWDHRVRPLLFAGIALQEYDPKAQKLVGPVKNIYKGTDLKLVEGPHLYKRNGKDGRPWYYLMTAEGGTGYDHAVTFARSRSIDGPYETHPEKYVVTAKDSPLNKLQRAGHGDWVETPDGKTYIVHLTGRPTTQKRRCVLGRETAIQEAEWRDDDWLWLKHGTNVPALEVEVPGTRDEARYWAEQRYAFDGELHKDFQWLRTPETDRIFRLENGKLRLFGRESIGSWFEQALVARRQTHFSYDAETVVDFAATDERTMAGLVAYYGRYNFFYLAVTAHSDGQRELLIMSSEASFPDGKLRFPAAPVTIPNDGKVRLALTIRGAALQFFYALDGEDLQPIGPVLDASILSDECGGHAEHGSFTGAFVGMAAHDLNGTASPADFDYFVYRPMHDPSDRYV; from the coding sequence ATGCCCAAGATCACAAACCCCATCCTGCCCGGGTTCAACCCGGACCCGTCCATCCTGCGCGTCGGGGAGGACTATTACATCGCCACCTCGACCTTCGAATGGTACCCGGGCGTGCAGATCCACCATTCGCGCGACCTGGCGAACTGGGAGCTGGTAACGCGCCCGCTCAACCGCAAGAGCCAGCTCGACATGCGCGGGGATCCCGACAGCTGCGGCATCTGGGCCCCGTGCCTTTCCTACGCGGATGGGCTGTTCTGGCTCATCTATACCGACGTCAAGCGCAAGGACGGCTCGTTCAAGGACGCGCACAACTACCTGGTCACCGCGCCCTCGATCGAAGGGCCGTGGTCGGACCCGATCTACATGAATTCCTCGGGCTTCGATCCCTCGCTCTTCCATGACGAGGACGGCCGGAAGTGGTTCGTCAACATGCTTTGGGACCACCGGGTGCGCCCGCTGCTCTTTGCCGGCATCGCGCTGCAGGAATACGACCCCAAGGCGCAAAAGCTCGTTGGCCCGGTCAAGAACATCTACAAGGGCACCGACCTCAAGCTCGTCGAGGGGCCGCATCTCTATAAGCGCAACGGCAAGGACGGGCGGCCCTGGTATTACCTGATGACCGCCGAGGGCGGCACGGGCTACGACCACGCGGTGACTTTCGCCCGTTCGCGCTCGATCGACGGGCCATACGAGACGCACCCGGAAAAATATGTCGTCACCGCCAAGGACAGCCCGCTCAACAAGCTGCAGCGGGCCGGGCATGGCGACTGGGTCGAGACGCCCGACGGCAAGACCTATATCGTCCACCTCACCGGCCGGCCGACCACCCAGAAGCGCCGGTGCGTCCTGGGTCGCGAGACGGCGATCCAGGAAGCGGAGTGGCGGGACGACGACTGGCTCTGGCTCAAACACGGCACCAACGTGCCGGCGCTCGAAGTCGAGGTGCCCGGCACGCGCGACGAGGCAAGGTACTGGGCCGAGCAGCGCTACGCTTTCGATGGCGAATTGCACAAGGATTTCCAGTGGCTGCGCACACCGGAAACCGACCGCATCTTCCGGCTCGAGAACGGCAAGCTGCGCTTGTTCGGGCGGGAATCGATCGGCTCGTGGTTCGAGCAGGCGCTCGTCGCCCGGCGCCAGACGCATTTTTCCTATGATGCCGAGACGGTGGTCGATTTCGCGGCGACCGACGAGCGCACCATGGCCGGGCTCGTGGCCTATTACGGGCGCTACAACTTCTTCTACCTGGCGGTGACGGCGCATTCGGACGGGCAGCGCGAATTGCTGATCATGTCCTCGGAAGCCAGTTTCCCGGATGGGAAGCTGCGCTTCCCGGCGGCGCCGGTGACCATCCCCAATGATGGGAAGGTGCGGCTGGCACTCACCATCCGCGGGGCGGCGCTGCAGTTCTTCTACGCCCTCGATGGCGAGGACCTGCAGCCGATCGGACCGGTCCTGGATGCCTCGATCCTTTCCGACGAGTGCGGCGGGCATGCCGAGCACGGCAGCTTTACCGGAGCGTTCGTCGGCATGGCGGCGCACGACCTCAATGGCACCGCCAGCCCGGCCGACTTCGACTATTTCGTCTACCGGCCGATGCACGATCCGAGCGACCGGTACGTCTGA
- the xylA gene encoding xylose isomerase, protein MTDFFKGISPVKFEGPQSANPLAYRFYNKDEMVMGKRMEDHIRPAVAYWHTFAWEGGDPFGGRTFDRPWFGDSMDHARLKADVAFELFDLLDIPFFCFHDRDIAPEGASLAESNRNVRAIAEIFARKMETSRTRLLWGTANLFSNRRYMSGAATNPDPDVFVYAAAQVKNVLEITKDLGGSNYVLWGGREGYETLLNTKIGQEMDQMARFIDLVINHAKKIGFDGQILIEPKPQEPSKHQYDFDVSTVYGFLKKYGFENEVKCNIEVGHAFLANHSFEHELAVAASLGILGSVDANRNDLQSGWDTDQFPNSVPETTLAFYQILKNGGLGKGGFNFDAKVRRQSLDPADLLHGHVGGLDVLARSLKAAAALIEDGTYDKAVDARYAGWQTPEGQAILKGERSLDDLAARVEKENLNPQPHSGQQEYLENLINRFV, encoded by the coding sequence GTGACCGATTTTTTCAAGGGCATCAGCCCGGTAAAGTTCGAGGGGCCGCAGAGCGCCAACCCCCTCGCCTATCGTTTCTACAACAAGGACGAGATGGTGATGGGCAAGCGGATGGAGGACCATATCCGCCCCGCCGTCGCCTATTGGCACACCTTCGCCTGGGAAGGCGGGGACCCGTTCGGCGGGCGCACGTTCGACCGGCCGTGGTTCGGGGATTCGATGGACCATGCCCGGCTCAAGGCCGACGTGGCCTTCGAGCTCTTCGATCTTCTCGACATTCCCTTCTTCTGCTTCCACGACCGCGACATCGCCCCTGAAGGCGCTTCGCTGGCCGAGAGCAACAGGAACGTGCGCGCCATCGCCGAGATCTTTGCGCGCAAGATGGAGACGAGCCGGACGCGCCTGCTCTGGGGCACGGCCAATCTTTTCTCCAACCGCCGCTACATGTCGGGCGCCGCCACCAATCCGGATCCCGATGTCTTCGTGTACGCCGCCGCGCAGGTGAAGAACGTGCTCGAGATCACCAAGGACCTGGGGGGCTCGAACTATGTGCTCTGGGGCGGGCGCGAGGGCTACGAGACGCTGCTCAATACCAAGATCGGCCAGGAAATGGACCAGATGGCGCGGTTCATCGACCTCGTCATCAACCACGCCAAGAAGATCGGGTTCGACGGCCAGATCCTGATCGAACCCAAGCCGCAGGAGCCGTCCAAGCACCAGTACGACTTCGATGTCTCGACGGTCTACGGGTTCCTCAAGAAGTACGGCTTCGAGAACGAGGTAAAGTGCAATATCGAGGTCGGCCACGCGTTCCTGGCCAACCACTCGTTCGAGCACGAACTGGCCGTGGCCGCCTCGCTCGGCATCCTGGGTTCGGTCGACGCCAACCGCAACGACCTGCAATCGGGCTGGGATACCGACCAGTTCCCCAATTCGGTGCCCGAGACGACGCTGGCCTTCTACCAGATCCTCAAGAATGGCGGACTGGGCAAGGGCGGCTTCAACTTCGACGCCAAGGTGCGCCGCCAGTCGCTCGACCCGGCCGACCTGCTGCACGGCCATGTCGGCGGGCTCGACGTGCTGGCCCGTTCGCTCAAGGCGGCGGCGGCCCTTATCGAGGACGGCACCTACGACAAGGCGGTCGATGCCCGCTATGCCGGCTGGCAGACCCCCGAGGGCCAGGCGATCCTCAAGGGCGAGCGCTCGCTGGACGACCTGGCCGCGCGGGTCGAGAAGGAGAACCTCAATCCCCAGCCGCACTCGGGGCAGCAGGAATATCTCGAGAACCTCATCAACCGGTTCGTCTGA
- the xylB gene encoding xylulokinase, whose translation MTYLGIDIGTSGVKAILMDEKGRLLGEATSGLDVFRPQSGWSEQRAEDWWTALLAAVDRLAADHPAEMSALRGLGLSGQMHGATLLDKDDKVLRPAILWNDGRAFAECAEMEAAEPRLREIAGNIAMPGFTAPKLLWVRKHEPKIFARTAKVLLPKDYVRFLLTGEFVSEMSDASGTLWLDVGKRDWSDALLRATGLERSHMPRLVEGSAPSGDLKAELIKRWGIAGPVVVAGGGGDNAASACGIGAIRPGEGFVSLGTSGVLFVSNDRFRPNTAGAVHAFCHAIPDTWHQMGVILSATDSLNWLSKLTGQDAARLAGEAEARFTGPGEEIFLPYLSGERTPHNNANARGAFVGLSHLSDPARLAQAVMEGVTFAFRDCQRVLSDAGTSIDYLLAVGGGSRSNLWLRMLATNLNMPIALPHDGDYGGAFGAARLGLCAAEGADPATVMTRPAIKSVVEPEAGLAEAYANKYGRYRALYEPIEEARS comes from the coding sequence ATGACCTATCTGGGCATCGATATCGGCACGTCCGGGGTCAAGGCGATCCTGATGGACGAAAAGGGCCGGCTGCTGGGCGAGGCGACGAGCGGGCTGGACGTGTTCCGGCCGCAGTCGGGCTGGTCCGAGCAGCGGGCCGAGGACTGGTGGACGGCACTGCTGGCGGCGGTCGACAGGCTGGCGGCCGACCATCCGGCCGAGATGTCGGCACTGCGCGGGCTCGGCCTTTCCGGCCAGATGCATGGCGCCACGCTTCTCGACAAGGACGACAAGGTGCTGCGTCCCGCCATTCTCTGGAACGACGGGCGCGCGTTTGCCGAATGCGCCGAGATGGAGGCGGCGGAACCGCGCCTGCGCGAGATCGCCGGCAATATCGCCATGCCCGGCTTCACGGCACCGAAGCTCCTCTGGGTACGCAAGCACGAGCCGAAAATCTTTGCACGCACCGCCAAGGTGCTGCTGCCCAAGGATTATGTGCGGTTCCTGCTGACGGGCGAATTCGTATCGGAAATGTCGGATGCCTCGGGCACCCTCTGGCTCGATGTGGGCAAGCGCGACTGGTCCGACGCCCTGCTCCGGGCCACGGGGCTCGAGCGCTCGCACATGCCGCGCCTCGTCGAGGGCAGCGCGCCTTCGGGCGACCTCAAGGCCGAACTCATCAAGCGCTGGGGCATTGCCGGGCCGGTGGTGGTGGCGGGCGGCGGCGGGGACAACGCCGCCTCTGCCTGCGGCATCGGGGCGATCCGGCCGGGCGAGGGCTTCGTTTCGCTCGGTACGTCCGGCGTGCTCTTCGTTTCCAATGACCGCTTCCGGCCCAATACGGCGGGGGCCGTGCACGCCTTCTGCCACGCCATTCCCGACACCTGGCACCAGATGGGGGTGATCCTTTCGGCCACCGACAGCCTCAACTGGCTCTCCAAGCTGACCGGACAGGATGCGGCGCGGCTCGCGGGCGAGGCCGAGGCCCGCTTCACCGGGCCGGGCGAAGAGATCTTTCTGCCTTATCTTTCCGGCGAGCGCACGCCGCACAACAATGCCAATGCGCGCGGCGCCTTCGTGGGGCTGTCGCACCTTTCCGACCCGGCGCGGCTGGCGCAGGCGGTGATGGAGGGCGTGACCTTCGCCTTCCGCGACTGCCAGCGGGTGCTGAGCGATGCCGGCACCAGCATCGACTATCTCTTGGCCGTGGGCGGGGGATCGCGATCGAACCTCTGGCTCAGGATGCTGGCGACCAATCTCAACATGCCCATCGCCCTGCCCCATGACGGGGACTATGGCGGCGCGTTCGGCGCGGCGCGGCTGGGGCTGTGCGCCGCCGAGGGCGCGGACCCCGCCACCGTCATGACCCGCCCGGCCATCAAATCCGTCGTCGAGCCCGAGGCGGGACTCGCCGAGGCCTATGCCAACAAATATGGGCGCTATCGCGCCCTTTACGAACCTATCGAGGAGGCACGTTCGTGA
- a CDS encoding LacI family DNA-binding transcriptional regulator, with protein sequence MSEGVDTGLEGRRATVHDVAREAGVSLATVDRVLNGRPGVRPETAQKVEDAIKALDFRRDLSASLLARAKDLRIRFLIPSGSNEFMGNLNAAIERQAREARGQRVEISAGPVRALDPSDLKATLDGLEARSCDCAVIVATEDDMVRQAVEDASRRGIVVMTLVSDLPGSRRRAFIGIDNVAAGRTAASLLGRFLPQGGKVGLVAGSLDLRDHRERLEGFSQVLAQEFADLVAVGPMEGHDEASQTGEAVTRLLAAHPDLAGLYNLGAGNAGLIDALAAAGRAGTMRVVAHELTPSTSRGLREGVIDVVLDQNPEGEIRAAIAAARALAAGSARGGEGEGQRSPIAIGIFLRDNLR encoded by the coding sequence TTGAGCGAAGGCGTGGATACCGGACTGGAGGGCAGGCGGGCGACCGTGCACGACGTGGCGCGCGAAGCCGGGGTTTCGCTGGCAACGGTCGATCGGGTGCTGAACGGACGGCCCGGCGTGCGGCCGGAAACCGCCCAGAAGGTCGAGGACGCCATCAAGGCGCTCGACTTCCGGCGCGATCTTTCCGCCTCGCTGCTGGCGCGCGCCAAGGACCTGCGCATCCGCTTCCTCATCCCCTCCGGCTCGAACGAATTCATGGGCAATCTCAACGCCGCCATCGAGCGGCAGGCGCGCGAGGCGCGTGGGCAGCGCGTCGAGATTTCGGCCGGCCCCGTGCGGGCGCTCGACCCGTCGGACCTCAAGGCAACGCTCGACGGGCTGGAAGCACGCTCGTGCGACTGCGCGGTGATCGTGGCCACCGAGGACGACATGGTGCGCCAGGCGGTCGAGGACGCCTCGCGCCGTGGCATCGTGGTGATGACGCTGGTCTCGGACCTGCCCGGCTCGCGGCGGCGTGCCTTCATCGGCATCGACAACGTGGCGGCCGGGCGCACCGCGGCCTCGCTGCTCGGCCGGTTCCTGCCGCAGGGCGGCAAGGTAGGGCTGGTGGCCGGCTCGCTCGACCTGCGCGACCATCGCGAGCGCCTCGAGGGCTTTTCCCAGGTGCTGGCGCAGGAGTTTGCGGACCTCGTGGCCGTGGGGCCGATGGAGGGCCATGACGAGGCCAGCCAGACCGGGGAGGCGGTGACGCGGCTGTTGGCGGCCCATCCCGACCTTGCAGGGCTCTATAACCTGGGCGCGGGCAATGCCGGCCTCATCGACGCGCTGGCGGCGGCGGGGCGCGCGGGCACGATGCGGGTCGTGGCGCACGAGCTCACGCCCTCGACCAGCCGGGGCCTGCGCGAGGGTGTGATCGACGTGGTGCTGGACCAGAACCCGGAAGGCGAGATCCGCGCCGCCATCGCCGCCGCCCGCGCATTGGCGGCCGGCTCGGCGCGCGGCGGCGAGGGCGAGGGCCAGCGCAGTCCGATTGCAATCGGGATTTTCCTGCGCGACAATCTGCGATAA